The segment CGAGAGCGACTCCCAGCTGAACCTGACAGCGCTGGTCGAGGATCTCCAGGGAGCCGACGATTTCCTGAATCATGTCGATCAGCGGATCAATCAGTTCGATGTCATTGTCGAGCACAAACTCAAAGTCACTTTTCTGAACACAGCTCATCAGCTTCATGTTCCGCGATTGGGCGCGGCTGAGCGACAGCACATACATCACGGTTTCGTAGAGGCTGTTCGCCAGATCCGACTTCGGCACATAGCTGGCGGCGCCGCTGGCAAGGGCCTGGGCGGCAATGTTTTCGCTTCCGTGAGCCGTGATCAGGACCACCGGCAGTTCGGGATACTTTTCATTGATCTCATTGACCAGATGCAGCCCGTCGTACTCCGGCATCTGAAGATCGGTCACGACGAGGTCCGGCAACCGATTCGAGATCTGGAGCAGTGCCTCGCTGACGTCCTTGGCATAGGAAACATCCAGCGACGGGTCGTTCTCCAAAAGACCACCCGCGAGGCGGCGGTCCACAGCGGTATCGTCGACGATCAGGATTCCTGGCATATCTGTCTCCGGTCTTGGGGTGGTCATCGGTCGAGAGCGACACGATTGAAATCGGTTTTAACTGATTTATTTTCCAAATGCCAGCAATTCGGTCCGAAAACGACGCGCAACGGAGTCTGTTTCCTGAGGAAGATTGCTTCGGAAGCGGTTCCAGGCGGGAACCTGAAAATCGTTAGAGACATCAGCCTTTCGCTAGCCAAAACGAGCGCGTGGCGGCTCGCGTAATTGCACTTTTGACGTGAATTGGTGGTCAAGAAACCTTTGAAACAAGGTATAAAATAAGACGCCTTACCGTTGACTCAATTTGGTTGGCGAAATTCGCCTTCCAAGCTTTTTATCTGCGGAGTTTGCGCTCGCAGTACCATGTAAATCCATGACATGTTCATGGTGCAACAAATTCAGGGCTGGTCATGAGTTCCATAAGCAAAGACGTTTTGAAAACTATCGAAGCAGTATCCGGCGACGGCAACAATCGCGTCCGAGTCGAGTTTCGCCGTTTCTCCCTTCCGTCCAACTGGTTCGTCGCAGCGTTAGCCATTCCAATGCTGACCGCGTTAGCGATATCGTCCTACTTGACCTACGTGTCAGTGACAGCGTCCGAAATCGCGGGATGCACCGGAGGTCAACTGTTTGACTGTGCTCACGTGATCTACAGCAAATGGTCCAAAGTGTTCGGCATTCCTGTGAGCGCGATGGCGCTGGGAACCTATGTCGCGATGATCGTCGCCGCCTCGGTGACTTGCATGAAAAAGCTCTCCAGCCCTGTCCGCTTGATGGCCTGGTCCGCTGTGACTGGATTGGCGATCGCTGCCGCTCTGGCCGCACTTTACTTCATCTACTTGCAAGTTTTCGTTCTTGAGCACCTGTGTCCTTGGTGCCTTGGCGCTCACGCTTGCGGGCTGCTCATCGCTACCGCGGTTCTGGTGTCGCGGACTCGCATTGCACTGCCACCTCTTGCCGCCGTCTCGAGTCTTGCGGCCGCTGGTTTGGCTGTAATGATCGGAGTTCAGGTCAATTCCGAAGAAGTGCAGATGTATGAGACCATCGATTACGTCCCTACCGCGAATGCGGCTTCTGGTGATGATTCAACGTTCGCGGTCGCTCCGGAAGACTTCGAAAACGCGCCTGTGGATGACGGCATGATGCTGCTGCCGCCCGGGGACGACGATCTGTTCATGCCACCGATGGACGAGGAGTTTGAGGATGAAGAGGATGACTCGATCGAGACTCCCTCAGAAGACACCAGCGAATCAGACGATGACGTTGCGGCCGTCCAGGTTTCTCAGTTGCGATCACTCGCAAAATCGGGTGTGGATGCAGCCTGCCAGTTGGCTGCTGTTCGAAGTCCGCTCGCATCACTGATGATCCTGCAGCAATCGTCGCAGCAGGAAAAGGAAGAAGCCTCGGAAGCCGATGCGGACGCTGACTCTGAACAGGACGACGCAGACGACCAGGCAGATTCAGAAGACCAGAACGATGCTGAGGCCAAGAAGAAGCCCAAGCAGGAGAAGCCTGAGCCACGAATTGTTGAGTTCATGGGCCGCAAGCTCAACGCTCATCAGTGGCCTGTCGATGGAAGCCCGACTGCCAAGTACGTTTTCGTCGAAATGTTTGATTACACGTGCTCGCATTGTCGCTCAACCAGCGAAGCGATTTTCAAAGTCAAAGAAAGAATGGGGGACGACCTCGCCGTGGTTGTTCTGCCCGTGCCAATGAATTCGCGTTGCAACGGGGCGATCAAAGTTGATCATCTCGCTCACGCGGAGGCTTGCGAAATCTCGACGTTGGCCATTGCGGTTTGGCGTTGCGATCCTGCGAAGTTCTCTGAGTTTCACAAGTGGCTGCTTGACGGCAAAGACGCACCTTCGTTTGCGGAGGCGCTCGCAAAGGCCAATGAAATGGTGGGCGAAGAGCGTCTCGACAAAGAGCGAAAAAAGAAAACAGCCGGTGCTTATGTTCAACGCCATTGCATGATGTACAAGATGCTCAACGGTGGTGCTGTTCCGAAACTGCTATTCCCCAAACAGGCGGTTCAAGGTGCATTCACCGGAGTCGATGCCCTTGAGAATCTGATCAAGGAACAGGCTGGCAGGTAGCCATCTTTTGGCTGGACTACGGCCTTTGGTGCTCCGTCTGCCGTTTAACCTGGCGTTGCCCCTTTCCGGGAAATGCAGATCGCTGATAATGATGCCTGAATAATGGCACACCATAACAGCGAGCTAACATGAATTGCATTCTCCGATATTCACTATCGTTGCTGCTTGTTCTCTCCAGCGCTGCACTTTCGCATGCCCAGGATGAACAAACGGCCGGACTCGATACAACTTCTTTCAACCGCGACATCCGACCCCAGGACGATCTTTTTGAGTTCGTCAACGGAACCTGGTTGAAGAATACTCCCATCCCAGCGGACAAATCCAACTACGGTTCGTTCACCAAACTGGCTGACCTTTCCGAAGAGCGTTTGAAAGCGATCGTCGAAGAGCTTTCGGCAGCCGACCATCCGAAGGGCAGCGACGAACAAAAAGTCGGTGACTTCTTCAAGGCTTACATGGATGTCGAAAAAGCCAACGAGCTTGGCGCGGCTCCGATTCAGGAAGAGCTTGCGAAAATCGACGCTCTGGAATCCAAAGAAGCTCTGATCGAGCATTTCGGATCGCTTGATCAAATGGGAGTTTCGACTCCACTGGGCGCCTATATCTCACAGGACGCCAAAGTCTCCACGCAGTACATCGTTCATCTGGTTCAGAACGGAACCACCTTGCCGGATCGAGACTACTACCTTGTGCGGCACGAAGAGAAAAACGAATCGGCACGAGCCGCTTACATGCAGTACGTCGAGAAACTGGTCGAGCTGACCGGCAGTTCGATCGACGGCGAAGAAGTCTTTGCTTTCGAAACCCGCCTCGCAGATGCGTCGTGGAGCAACATCAAACTTCGCGATGCCGAAGGCCGCTACAACAAATACAAAACGGAAGACCTTGCCAAATTGACTCCCGGAATCGACTGGAGCGTTTTGTTTGAAGCTTCCGGAGTCGAGCCCGGCGACGAAGTCATTGTCAACACGCCCAGCTATTTTGAAAAGCTGGATGAAATCATGCAGCAGACCTCTTTGGAAACGCTGAAGGAATACGCGAAGTTCCATTTGATCGATCGGTTTGCACCATACCTTTCAGAGCCCTTCGTGATCGCACATTTTGATTTGCATCGCAAGGAACTGGCCGGCGTAACCGAACAGCGCCCTCGTTGGAAACGTGCCATCGCGGCCATTTCCGGCGGTCGTGGTTTCGGAGCACTCGGTGAAGTCGTCGGAAAAATCTACGTCCAGCGTCACTTCAAACCCGAAGCCAAAGAGAAGATGGATCGCCTGGTCAAAAATCTGCTCAAAGCTTTTGGCACCAGCATCGACGGGCTCGCCTGGATGTCGGACGAAACGAAAGCCAAGGCGAAAGTTAAACTCAGCAAGATCCGCACGAAAATTGGTTACCCCACGAAGTGGCGTGACTACTCAGCACTCGAAGTCGAACCGGCCGATCTGGTTGGCAACACGATTCGCTCGGCGAAAGTCGAACACGATCGACAGGTGCAGAAACTTGGCAAACCAATTGATCGCGAAGAATGGGGTATGACGCCGCAAACCGTCAACGCCTACTACAACCCGACCAAGAACGAAATCGTTTTCCCGGCAGCCATCCTGCAGACTCCGTTTTTCTCGGCGGACACACCTGCCCCGCTAAACTACGGCGGCATCGGTGCGGTCATCGGTCACGAAATCAGCCACGCGTTTGACGATCAGGGAAGTCGCTACGATGGCGATGGAAACCTGAACAACTGGTGGACCGACGCGGACCGCGAAGCGTTCGAGAAGCTGACAACGCAACTGGTTGAGCAGTACGACGGCTATGAGCCACTGCCTGGTAAATTCGTCAAAGGCGACTTTACGCTGGGCGAAAACATTGCTGACCTTTCGGGCCTTGAGATCGCTCATCGCGCGATGTCATTTGAGCTCGACGGCAAAGATCCGATCGAAGTCGCCGGCTGGAATCAGGACCAGCTATTCTTCGTAGGCTGGTCGCGTGTTTGGGCTCGCAAGTATCGCGAAGCCGAAATGATGAAGCGTCTCCTGACCGATCCGCATTCACCGTCGGCTTATCGAGCCAACGGTCCGGTCACCAACATCGATGCGTTCTACAAAGCCTTCGATTTGAAAGAAGGAGACCAGCTTTTCAAACCAGAAAGCCAACGGATCAAAATCTGGTAGGGCTGACTTCAGTTCTGCAACTTCGGTGTGCTCAAGCCGCCGATTCATTCAGCAAAGGCTGGCCGTCAATTGACGGTCAGCCTTTTTTCGCCTTGGCCAACTTCTGTTAGGACTGCTCGTCGATGTGATAGCCAACCGGCGAAACCTTGTCCAGACGAAACTCTTTGCGGCTTAGCGCGACGTAGTGGTGACCAATCGAAATCTGCTCACCTTCCCAAACTCGGTTGCCTTCTTCATCCAGCCTCGCGTTCATCGTGGCTTTCTTGCCGCTATGGCAAATCGTTTTGATCTCGCCCAACTCATCGGCCCACGCGAGCAAATATTTGCTGCCCTCGAACGGCTCGCCCTTGAAATCCGTCCGCAGACCGTAGCACAGCACTGGAACGCCCAATCGATCGGCGACCAGTGACACTTGCAGCACCTGCCTAGACGACATGAATTGGGCTTCGTCGACGAACATGCAGCCAATCGGAGATTCTTTGAGCCGCCCTGCCACGTCGGTGAACAGATCGAAGTTCGAATCAAAGGCAATCGCCGGTCGCGTCAGTCCCAGTCGCGAACAAATTTTTCCGCTGCCGTCGCGATCGTCGATCACGGGCGTATACAGCAGGACGTTCATGCCGCGTTCTTCGTAGTTGTGGGCCGCTTGCAAGAGCGTGGTGCTTTTGCCGGCATTCATGGCCGCGTAGTAAAAATAGAGTTTAGCCATCCGCTGGAAGCCCTGAAAACCATGCCTGTATGAAGTCGGCGATCATTCTAACGTCACCAGGATTTTCGATGAACAGGTGGTCCGAATCGCCAAGCGTAATCAGCAAATTCGGCCCGCCGGTCCAGTCCTGTAAATTGTGAGCATGTTCAATCGCCACCGTTTGATCAACTTTCGAATGAAAGATCAGATGGGGAAGCGTCAGCTTTTTGATCGCCGCCGGAAGATCGAAATTCTGCAACACGTCAAGCATCTGTTGCTTCACATGATGCGTCATCCCACCAATCACGACATCGCCCTGCCCTTCAGTTCCAATCGCCGGATTCAGTCGCAGCAAAGTTTGTACAAGATGCGTTGTGTCAGAAGGCGCCGCCAGCGTCACCAGCCCACGAGCTGATTGGAATTCGGGAGCCGTCGCCATCATGGCCGCTCCTCCCAGCGAGTGTCCGATCAGCAATTGCGGTGGCGCGATTTCGTTGCTCATGAAAGCCACAGCTGCCCGGATATCGTCCTGATTGGTCAGAAAGTTTGAATCCGCGAAGACACCTTTGCTTCCGCCAAGCCCGCGAAAATCAAAACGTAGCACGGCGATCCCGTGCCGCGAAAGCAGACGGCTGATTCGCGCGATCGCTTTGATGTCTTTGGTGCACGTAAAACAGTGCGCAAACACAGCGGTCGCCACCGGTGATTCGTCTGGAAGATCAAAAATTCCCGCTAGGCTCGTCGGCGCAGCACCAGCAGAAACGGAATCGAATTGGACTCGGCGAACAGGCATATCAGTTCAGCATCAGGGTTTCAAACAGATTTTGCGAAGCGATTGGACTGGGCGATGTCAGTACTTCTCCTGCCGCAAATCCGGCAGCCAGCCCACAGGATTTGGCAATGTGTTCAACACGCTCAAACACGCTCTGCTTTTCCGGTGGAAACTGGGTCGCGTAGCAGCGAATGGAATCCATTTTGGCGTCAAAGGTATCCGAGATGTCGTGGACAATCTGCTTGGGCCCGACGCCAGAAAAATCGCCATTGAACAACAGCGAATAATAGAGCTGTCGGCTAATTCGATGCACGGGAAGGTTGTCGAATTGCTCATCCCACTTCGTGAGCCGACTGTAAAAGATCGCCGCGTCGGTGATTTGCATGGCTTGCCAGTGATCCGGCGAAGCCAAAGGAGTCTTGCCACCGATTCCGAGGACAAGTTTCGGGCGGTAGATGCGAAACTGTTTCGCCAGCTCGACTCGGGCTTCAAAGGAATCGAACAGCCGCCGATTGGGAAGTTCGAGGATAATCCGTTTGACGGCACCCAGTTTTTCGGCAGCAGCCTGTGCTTCGGCGACCCGGATCGCAGGATCGTCGCACAAAGGCGTTGGTTCGCCATCCGTCAAATCGATAATGCCGACGCGAAGGCCCTGTTTTGCAAGCTTCGCAATCGTGCCTCCGCACCCAATTTCGCAATCGTCAGGATGGGCTCCGACGGCGATGACATCCAGTTGTTCGTTGTTCATGGCGGTATTGTAGCAACTGAAATGAGAATCTGTCGCCAGGTTTGTTGGGTATCAGTCTGGGACAGACTGATCTACTCGAAGTCTGGGGCAGACTGATCCACTCGACAGTAGGCAAGCCTGTCTCAGGCTTGTACCCGTTCCACACAAGCCCGTCTCAACCTTCCCCATTCCTCACAAGCCTGAACAATCACAAGCCTCCACGCCAACGCAAGTCACTTATCCAACGCAGGAAACGGAAACGTCTCCGAGTCAACGTGCTGGTCTTTCATGATCGTTTCAATCTGTTGCACGATCTCAGGATGCTCGCTTGCCATGTCTTTGGATTCGCCAATGTCATTCTGCAAGTCGTACAGCTGAATCGGCGCGTTCGGTTTCCGCTGAAGCTTTTCCCGAAGTCCTTTCCAGCGTTCGCCAAGCCTGACAGCCTGCTGTCCGCCATAGCTTGGGAACTCCCAATAGAGAAACTCATGTTCCGGTTGATCGCCACCAACGAGCGTCGGAAAAAAGCTGATTCCGTCGACGTTGTCGGGCGACTCAATACCCGCCGCCTCGCACAGCGTCGGCACATAATCCCAGAACGCACTGCGATGATCGGAGACCGAGCCCGCTTCGATCTTGCCGGGAAACTTTGCCACCATCGGAACTCGAATCCCGCCTTCGAGCAAGCTGCCTTTTCGCCCTCGCATCGGTCCTGAAGATTCAAAGAAGT is part of the Mariniblastus fucicola genome and harbors:
- a CDS encoding M13 family metallopeptidase, coding for MNCILRYSLSLLLVLSSAALSHAQDEQTAGLDTTSFNRDIRPQDDLFEFVNGTWLKNTPIPADKSNYGSFTKLADLSEERLKAIVEELSAADHPKGSDEQKVGDFFKAYMDVEKANELGAAPIQEELAKIDALESKEALIEHFGSLDQMGVSTPLGAYISQDAKVSTQYIVHLVQNGTTLPDRDYYLVRHEEKNESARAAYMQYVEKLVELTGSSIDGEEVFAFETRLADASWSNIKLRDAEGRYNKYKTEDLAKLTPGIDWSVLFEASGVEPGDEVIVNTPSYFEKLDEIMQQTSLETLKEYAKFHLIDRFAPYLSEPFVIAHFDLHRKELAGVTEQRPRWKRAIAAISGGRGFGALGEVVGKIYVQRHFKPEAKEKMDRLVKNLLKAFGTSIDGLAWMSDETKAKAKVKLSKIRTKIGYPTKWRDYSALEVEPADLVGNTIRSAKVEHDRQVQKLGKPIDREEWGMTPQTVNAYYNPTKNEIVFPAAILQTPFFSADTPAPLNYGGIGAVIGHEISHAFDDQGSRYDGDGNLNNWWTDADREAFEKLTTQLVEQYDGYEPLPGKFVKGDFTLGENIADLSGLEIAHRAMSFELDGKDPIEVAGWNQDQLFFVGWSRVWARKYREAEMMKRLLTDPHSPSAYRANGPVTNIDAFYKAFDLKEGDQLFKPESQRIKIW
- a CDS encoding alpha/beta hydrolase family protein, with product MPVRRVQFDSVSAGAAPTSLAGIFDLPDESPVATAVFAHCFTCTKDIKAIARISRLLSRHGIAVLRFDFRGLGGSKGVFADSNFLTNQDDIRAAVAFMSNEIAPPQLLIGHSLGGAAMMATAPEFQSARGLVTLAAPSDTTHLVQTLLRLNPAIGTEGQGDVVIGGMTHHVKQQMLDVLQNFDLPAAIKKLTLPHLIFHSKVDQTVAIEHAHNLQDWTGGPNLLITLGDSDHLFIENPGDVRMIADFIQAWFSGLPADG
- a CDS encoding thymidine kinase; this encodes MAKLYFYYAAMNAGKSTTLLQAAHNYEERGMNVLLYTPVIDDRDGSGKICSRLGLTRPAIAFDSNFDLFTDVAGRLKESPIGCMFVDEAQFMSSRQVLQVSLVADRLGVPVLCYGLRTDFKGEPFEGSKYLLAWADELGEIKTICHSGKKATMNARLDEEGNRVWEGEQISIGHHYVALSRKEFRLDKVSPVGYHIDEQS
- a CDS encoding ATP-binding response regulator; the protein is MPGILIVDDTAVDRRLAGGLLENDPSLDVSYAKDVSEALLQISNRLPDLVVTDLQMPEYDGLHLVNEINEKYPELPVVLITAHGSENIAAQALASGAASYVPKSDLANSLYETVMYVLSLSRAQSRNMKLMSCVQKSDFEFVLDNDIELIDPLIDMIQEIVGSLEILDQRCQVQLGVALENALTNAMFRGNLAMSREQFPVLSRNLIAERCKEEPWCDRRVHFYALITPEKVAITIRDEGDGFDTSQLPDASNPESFRDGIGRGLVLIQAFMDEVNFSDSGRLLEMSKFRLNAPATTPK
- a CDS encoding PIG-L family deacetylase is translated as MNNEQLDVIAVGAHPDDCEIGCGGTIAKLAKQGLRVGIIDLTDGEPTPLCDDPAIRVAEAQAAAEKLGAVKRIILELPNRRLFDSFEARVELAKQFRIYRPKLVLGIGGKTPLASPDHWQAMQITDAAIFYSRLTKWDEQFDNLPVHRISRQLYYSLLFNGDFSGVGPKQIVHDISDTFDAKMDSIRCYATQFPPEKQSVFERVEHIAKSCGLAAGFAAGEVLTSPSPIASQNLFETLMLN
- a CDS encoding vitamin K epoxide reductase family protein; this encodes MSSISKDVLKTIEAVSGDGNNRVRVEFRRFSLPSNWFVAALAIPMLTALAISSYLTYVSVTASEIAGCTGGQLFDCAHVIYSKWSKVFGIPVSAMALGTYVAMIVAASVTCMKKLSSPVRLMAWSAVTGLAIAAALAALYFIYLQVFVLEHLCPWCLGAHACGLLIATAVLVSRTRIALPPLAAVSSLAAAGLAVMIGVQVNSEEVQMYETIDYVPTANAASGDDSTFAVAPEDFENAPVDDGMMLLPPGDDDLFMPPMDEEFEDEEDDSIETPSEDTSESDDDVAAVQVSQLRSLAKSGVDAACQLAAVRSPLASLMILQQSSQQEKEEASEADADADSEQDDADDQADSEDQNDAEAKKKPKQEKPEPRIVEFMGRKLNAHQWPVDGSPTAKYVFVEMFDYTCSHCRSTSEAIFKVKERMGDDLAVVVLPVPMNSRCNGAIKVDHLAHAEACEISTLAIAVWRCDPAKFSEFHKWLLDGKDAPSFAEALAKANEMVGEERLDKERKKKTAGAYVQRHCMMYKMLNGGAVPKLLFPKQAVQGAFTGVDALENLIKEQAGR